From one Sporichthyaceae bacterium genomic stretch:
- a CDS encoding cysteine--tRNA ligase yields MGGLSNLGSGVVGMSGRLGATPSLGTRQLRLGAVRLPLLSPGRIYTCGITPYDVTHLGHAATFVWSDVCATAMRLTGVDVVTCRNVTDVDDVLTSAAAARGRHYDEFALSQEFLFEQDMNALQVRRPDHEPRARHHVSHVVALASALLAYKKAYVRDGYVFFRGSAVPDEFGIDRAEALRLSREFGDNPDDPRRDDPFDVEVWRPSDETQPAWPSPWGWGRPGWHAECAAMAHAHLGAGFDVLAGGADLVFPHHAYQIALGEAASRITHLARGRLAVGQVGINGAKMAKSTGNLVLVSELLQKHRPAAIRLLVLDRRWADPWEYRPELLIDAEDRLERLYSAAGRSGDHSTAPEAVVDALLADLDVPTALNVAEEAGGDAARGVLRTLRLDPVI; encoded by the coding sequence ATGGGCGGGCTTTCGAACCTGGGCTCCGGCGTGGTCGGCATGTCCGGTCGGCTGGGCGCCACGCCGTCGCTGGGTACCCGCCAACTGCGGCTGGGCGCGGTGCGACTCCCGCTGCTCTCCCCCGGCCGCATCTACACCTGCGGCATCACCCCGTATGACGTGACCCACCTGGGTCACGCGGCCACCTTCGTGTGGTCCGACGTGTGCGCCACCGCGATGCGGTTGACCGGGGTGGATGTCGTCACCTGCCGCAACGTGACCGATGTGGACGACGTGCTGACCAGCGCGGCCGCCGCGCGGGGACGGCACTACGACGAGTTCGCGCTGTCCCAGGAGTTCCTGTTCGAGCAGGACATGAATGCACTGCAGGTGCGTCGCCCGGACCACGAACCGCGGGCCCGCCACCACGTGTCTCACGTGGTCGCGTTGGCATCCGCACTGCTGGCGTACAAGAAGGCCTACGTGCGCGACGGCTACGTGTTCTTCCGTGGCTCGGCGGTGCCCGACGAGTTCGGCATCGACCGGGCCGAGGCACTGCGGCTGTCCCGCGAGTTCGGGGACAATCCCGATGACCCCCGGCGCGACGATCCGTTCGATGTCGAGGTGTGGCGTCCCTCCGACGAGACACAACCGGCCTGGCCCAGCCCGTGGGGTTGGGGTCGACCCGGTTGGCACGCGGAGTGTGCCGCGATGGCGCATGCGCACCTCGGCGCCGGCTTCGATGTCCTGGCCGGCGGTGCGGACCTGGTGTTTCCGCACCACGCGTACCAGATCGCGCTGGGCGAGGCCGCGTCCCGAATCACCCACCTCGCGCGCGGCCGACTGGCGGTCGGCCAGGTCGGCATCAACGGCGCCAAGATGGCCAAGTCCACCGGCAACCTGGTGTTGGTTTCTGAGCTGCTGCAGAAGCACCGCCCGGCGGCGATCCGACTGCTGGTGCTGGACCGCCGCTGGGCCGACCCGTGGGAGTACCGGCCCGAATTGTTGATCGACGCCGAGGACCGACTGGAGCGGCTCTACTCCGCCGCGGGTCGATCGGGTGACCACAGCACGGCGCCCGAGGCCGTGGTGGACGCCTTGTTGGCCGACCTGGACGTACCGACCGCGTTGAATGTGGCCGAGGAGGCGGGCGGCGACGCGGCCCGAGGTGTGTTGCGCACGCTGCGGTTGGACCCCGTCATTTGA
- a CDS encoding helix-turn-helix domain-containing protein: MTLRQHTETAVGTLAVLADDVRRDLYFHVRSAANPISRDEAAELAGVSRNLAAFHLEKLVAAGLLTITQGRTPRLRRPGRAPKLYSLTDTQIEFSLPQRRYDTMAAMLVEAVHVGGETVRGPALRAAHSRGTGIGATALGPAKRGRLGVERALGLLRPVLEEQGYEPEISREGSVEVRLRNCPFHGLLDTDRALVCSLNCELVAGILDGLGVEVLEAHLMPRPDHCCVTVAPRGRGIEPNPTSSEDGDAVK; encoded by the coding sequence GTGACACTTCGCCAGCACACGGAGACCGCGGTGGGCACGTTGGCCGTGCTGGCCGACGACGTGCGCCGCGACCTCTACTTCCATGTCCGGTCCGCCGCGAACCCGATATCCCGCGACGAGGCCGCCGAACTGGCCGGGGTCTCCCGGAACCTGGCCGCGTTCCACCTGGAGAAGTTGGTGGCTGCCGGGTTGCTCACCATCACCCAGGGCCGCACGCCGCGGCTGCGCCGACCGGGCCGCGCGCCCAAGCTGTACAGCCTGACGGACACTCAGATCGAGTTCAGCCTGCCGCAGCGCCGGTACGACACGATGGCCGCGATGCTGGTGGAAGCGGTCCACGTCGGCGGTGAGACGGTACGTGGCCCGGCGCTGCGGGCCGCACACAGTCGCGGCACGGGTATCGGCGCCACCGCGCTGGGTCCCGCGAAACGGGGCCGGCTCGGGGTGGAACGTGCGCTCGGGTTGCTGCGTCCGGTGCTGGAGGAGCAGGGCTATGAACCCGAGATCAGCCGCGAGGGTTCAGTCGAGGTGCGGCTGCGCAACTGTCCCTTCCACGGCCTGCTGGACACCGACCGGGCGTTGGTCTGTTCGCTGAACTGTGAACTGGTCGCCGGGATCCTGGACGGGTTGGGCGTCGAGGTGCTCGAGGCGCACTTGATGCCGCGTCCCGACCACTGCTGCGTGACGGTCGCGCCGCGCGGCCGGGGGATCGAGCCGAACCCGACATCCAGCGAGGACGGCGACGCCGTCAAATGA
- a CDS encoding branched-chain amino acid ABC transporter permease — MPVAPEVLVHFNLFFTVLVVGGIAAGLYGFLPISLILTYRISRTIAFVHGGIAALGAILYWILSLHNDFFPDFIITFSQSRDPKTFGRRPRWDAFPSMLFVVALGAVLGGGYGFIVMSRRFASLTVLTLTIVSLGAMMGLVGIASLTNVEPDVIAGSPFGSGRHKVLPESMTDHQPLLITNNQIFTFCTVVGLSVVLAVFLTRTHTGLVIRALADDQEAGVWCGVKLRAVGTFVYATSGAIAALAGVLTSVTIGANPADMLVFLLDGLAIAIVGGLRSLPLAFLGALFYGLTDTALKVGFFGDVSPPLQAVVLYGLLLSIIVVAARLRRDSFFLLERQSL, encoded by the coding sequence GTGCCGGTCGCCCCGGAGGTGTTGGTGCACTTCAACTTGTTCTTCACCGTATTGGTGGTGGGCGGGATCGCGGCCGGGCTCTACGGCTTCCTGCCGATCTCGCTGATTCTGACCTACCGGATCTCCCGCACCATCGCCTTCGTGCACGGCGGTATCGCGGCGCTGGGCGCGATCCTTTATTGGATCCTCTCGCTGCACAACGACTTCTTCCCGGACTTCATCATCACGTTCAGTCAGTCCCGGGATCCGAAGACATTCGGCCGCCGACCGAGGTGGGACGCGTTCCCCTCCATGCTGTTCGTCGTCGCGTTGGGCGCGGTTCTCGGCGGCGGCTACGGGTTCATCGTCATGTCCCGCCGGTTCGCCTCACTTACCGTGCTGACGCTGACCATCGTGTCGCTCGGCGCGATGATGGGCCTGGTCGGCATCGCGAGCCTGACGAACGTCGAGCCCGATGTGATCGCGGGTAGCCCGTTCGGCTCGGGTAGACACAAGGTGTTGCCGGAGTCGATGACCGACCACCAACCGCTGCTGATCACCAACAACCAGATCTTCACGTTCTGCACGGTGGTCGGGTTGTCCGTCGTGCTCGCCGTGTTCCTCACCCGCACGCACACCGGCCTGGTCATTCGCGCCCTCGCCGATGACCAGGAGGCCGGCGTTTGGTGCGGGGTCAAGCTGCGCGCCGTGGGCACTTTCGTGTACGCCACCTCCGGCGCCATCGCGGCCCTGGCGGGTGTGCTGACCAGCGTCACCATCGGCGCCAACCCCGCGGACATGCTGGTGTTCCTGCTGGACGGCCTGGCCATCGCCATCGTCGGCGGTCTGCGGTCGCTGCCGCTTGCGTTTCTCGGCGCACTGTTCTACGGGCTGACCGACACCGCGCTGAAGGTGGGCTTCTTCGGTGATGTCAGCCCGCCGCTGCAGGCGGTGGTCCTTTACGGCCTGCTGCTGTCGATCATCGTCGTGGCAGCCCGACTCCGGCGGGACAGCTTCTTCCTGCTGGAAAGGCAGTCGCTGTGA
- a CDS encoding ABC transporter ATP-binding protein produces MTGEPILEVRRLVAGYSGQAVLHDVDIEVHAGEIVSLLGANGAGKSTLLKTILGTVPTIRGDIHLLGANISHWAPHKRISTGIGFSPEGRRIFANLTVEENLLIGATSLSRAHRRDQIGAASDLFPVLAQRMNQRAGTLSGGEQQMLAVARAMMAKPRLLMVEEPSQGLAPVVVERIYATLREIVSQGEVAVLVAEQFQQVNEEASDRILVIDKGVVIPDAELAAAQVAR; encoded by the coding sequence GTGACGGGCGAGCCCATCCTCGAGGTCCGCCGACTCGTCGCGGGGTATTCCGGCCAGGCCGTCCTGCACGACGTGGACATCGAGGTGCACGCCGGCGAGATCGTCTCCCTGCTCGGTGCGAACGGCGCCGGCAAGTCGACGTTGCTCAAGACGATCTTGGGCACCGTCCCGACCATTCGCGGTGACATTCATCTGCTCGGCGCGAACATCTCGCACTGGGCGCCGCACAAGCGGATATCGACCGGCATCGGCTTCTCGCCGGAGGGTCGGCGGATCTTCGCGAACCTGACCGTGGAGGAGAACCTGCTCATCGGCGCCACCTCGCTGAGCCGAGCGCATCGTCGGGACCAGATCGGCGCGGCGAGTGACCTCTTCCCGGTGCTCGCGCAGCGGATGAACCAGCGGGCCGGCACGTTGTCCGGGGGCGAGCAGCAGATGCTCGCCGTGGCGCGGGCGATGATGGCCAAACCCCGGCTGCTGATGGTGGAAGAACCCTCGCAGGGTCTGGCGCCGGTGGTGGTGGAGCGCATCTATGCCACGTTGCGCGAGATCGTCTCGCAGGGCGAGGTCGCCGTGTTGGTGGCCGAGCAGTTCCAGCAGGTCAACGAAGAGGCCAGCGACCGGATCCTGGTCATCGACAAGGGCGTGGTCATCCCGGACGCCGAACTCGCCGCCGCGCAGGTGGCCCGGTGA
- a CDS encoding ATP-binding cassette domain-containing protein, which yields MSALPKVPSLNRAEGAHTYSRPVVRAMSSPGALAFLLIVLTFPMWRPTYMVFTANAGLPVAITALGLLVLVGWTREISLATSGMFVSAAYFGGWLNRPQPGGHDWPWVITALVVVLTSAGVMALLALSSAKLPGIYLVVLTYGLQVVIEKTVLTYGYLSGGLGGGDEQGNIVVNRRPQFLGLDLSTHAKHTWFGHHISQESIFYFFTLGWLAVVLILMVRLRRSPMGLGFLLVGAARQAAAAVGVNPLRFRIYAFATSGLLAGVGGILLNWLYVNPPAFENYFSPYSLVLLSIPVLAGLDSIAFVVLVAALFVIVPVQLESWRISPFLLAAVGLLGGALVGSRGLGGRGHDLWRHLVHGDRITRTQRERVDTAALRRADRDIEAISTLTPQQRSHALAVLEAWLPPRTSSYYAAKADNISVHFGSVKALDGASIEVPTQQMVGLLGPNGAGKTTLFDVISGVRPPDSGRVSLFGKHVTRMPAWDRSKLGMARTFQTTRVMKDLTVGDNLVAGAYQRITAHPMMFLAGAPSAWRQLRAAEEAAFAAAQLLDIDRYWNERCGTLEFSARRRTEIGRCLLAGPRLMLLDEPAAGLDPASSAALFTLIKKLHEDLGLTVLLVEHYVKAVLDSCDLVYVLAEGKILARGTPAEVAANAEVRERYLGTRMRYTAPSLVAEEAALS from the coding sequence GTGAGTGCGCTGCCCAAGGTCCCCTCACTGAATCGCGCGGAGGGCGCGCACACCTATTCCCGCCCGGTTGTGCGGGCCATGTCCTCACCGGGCGCGCTGGCGTTCCTGCTGATTGTGCTGACCTTCCCGATGTGGCGACCCACCTACATGGTGTTCACCGCCAACGCGGGGCTGCCGGTGGCGATCACCGCGCTCGGTTTACTGGTGCTGGTCGGGTGGACCCGGGAGATCTCCCTGGCCACCTCGGGCATGTTCGTCTCCGCGGCCTACTTCGGCGGGTGGTTGAACCGTCCGCAGCCGGGCGGTCATGACTGGCCGTGGGTCATCACCGCGCTCGTGGTGGTGCTCACCTCGGCGGGTGTCATGGCGCTGTTGGCGTTGTCCTCGGCGAAACTGCCCGGCATCTACCTGGTGGTGCTGACCTACGGCCTACAGGTGGTCATCGAGAAGACGGTGTTGACCTACGGCTATCTGTCCGGTGGTCTGGGTGGCGGTGACGAGCAGGGCAACATCGTGGTCAACCGGCGTCCGCAGTTCCTCGGTCTGGATCTGAGCACCCACGCCAAGCACACCTGGTTCGGCCACCACATCAGCCAGGAATCGATCTTCTACTTCTTCACGCTGGGCTGGTTGGCCGTCGTGCTGATCCTCATGGTCCGGCTGCGCCGCTCCCCGATGGGTCTGGGCTTCCTGCTGGTCGGCGCCGCCCGTCAGGCCGCGGCCGCGGTCGGCGTTAACCCGCTGCGCTTCCGGATCTACGCGTTCGCCACCTCCGGTCTGTTGGCGGGCGTGGGCGGCATACTGCTCAACTGGTTGTACGTGAACCCGCCCGCGTTCGAGAACTACTTCTCGCCGTACTCGCTGGTGTTGCTGTCCATCCCGGTGTTGGCCGGCCTGGACTCGATCGCGTTCGTCGTGTTGGTCGCGGCGTTGTTCGTCATCGTCCCGGTGCAGCTGGAGTCGTGGCGGATCAGCCCGTTCCTGTTGGCCGCAGTCGGCCTGCTGGGCGGCGCACTGGTCGGCTCCCGGGGCTTGGGCGGTCGCGGGCACGACCTCTGGCGCCACTTGGTCCACGGCGACCGGATCACCCGGACCCAGCGGGAGCGGGTGGACACCGCTGCCCTACGCCGGGCCGATCGCGACATCGAGGCGATTTCCACCCTCACCCCACAACAGCGCTCGCACGCGCTGGCCGTCCTCGAGGCGTGGTTGCCGCCCCGGACCTCGAGTTACTACGCGGCCAAGGCGGACAACATCTCCGTGCATTTCGGCAGCGTCAAGGCACTGGACGGGGCCTCGATCGAGGTACCCACCCAGCAGATGGTCGGTCTGCTCGGGCCGAACGGCGCCGGCAAGACCACGTTGTTCGACGTGATCTCCGGTGTGCGACCGCCCGACTCCGGCAGGGTCAGCCTGTTCGGCAAACACGTGACCCGGATGCCCGCCTGGGATCGGTCCAAGCTCGGCATGGCGCGCACCTTCCAGACCACCCGGGTGATGAAGGACCTGACGGTGGGCGACAACCTGGTGGCCGGTGCCTACCAGCGGATCACCGCGCACCCGATGATGTTCCTGGCCGGTGCCCCCTCGGCGTGGCGTCAACTACGTGCCGCCGAGGAAGCGGCGTTCGCCGCGGCCCAACTGTTGGACATCGACCGCTACTGGAACGAGCGCTGCGGCACGCTGGAGTTCTCCGCCCGGCGCCGCACCGAGATCGGTCGTTGCCTGTTGGCCGGTCCACGTCTGATGCTGCTCGACGAGCCCGCCGCCGGTCTGGACCCGGCCTCGTCGGCGGCGCTGTTCACGCTGATCAAGAAGCTGCACGAGGACCTCGGTCTGACCGTGCTGCTGGTCGAGCACTACGTGAAGGCCGTGCTCGATTCCTGCGATCTGGTCTACGTGCTGGCCGAGGGCAAGATCCTCGCCCGGGGCACCCCGGCCGAGGTCGCCGCCAACGCCGAGGTGCGGGAGCGTTACCTCGGCACCCGGATGAGGTACACCGCGCCGAGCCTCGTCGCGGAAGAGGCCGCGCTGTCCTGA
- a CDS encoding serine protease, which translates to MKRPRRRATAAATLVLAALLPGPPAGAATSPLPPWAPLDKATVHPGQVLDTHGSDCTSNFVFLDAANHVYIGQAAHCSANDNNSVNLDGCSSKTLPLGTLVTVIESQIIGELVYNSWLAMQTRHETNPSACLDNDLALVRLPDAVRGQVSPTVPFFGGPTGVNAAVVAAGDKLYAYGNTPLRGGIGVLSPKAGVVAMAVDDNWSYLAYFLTPGIPGDSGSAVLDAQGHALGVLSSLVTTPTPGSNGVSDMQRMLAYARATSGIKGLRLVDGTEPFSAGG; encoded by the coding sequence GTGAAACGACCCCGACGGCGCGCCACGGCGGCTGCCACGCTGGTCCTGGCGGCGCTGCTGCCCGGTCCGCCGGCCGGCGCCGCGACGTCCCCGTTGCCGCCGTGGGCTCCCCTGGACAAGGCCACCGTGCACCCGGGGCAGGTGCTGGACACCCATGGTTCGGACTGCACGTCGAACTTCGTGTTCCTCGACGCGGCCAACCACGTCTACATCGGCCAGGCCGCCCACTGTTCGGCCAACGACAACAACTCGGTCAACCTCGACGGTTGCAGCTCCAAGACGCTGCCGCTGGGCACCCTGGTGACGGTGATCGAGTCGCAGATCATCGGCGAGCTGGTGTACAACTCCTGGCTCGCCATGCAGACCCGGCACGAGACCAACCCGTCCGCGTGCCTGGACAACGACCTCGCGCTGGTGCGGCTGCCGGACGCGGTGCGCGGTCAGGTGAGTCCGACCGTGCCCTTCTTCGGTGGCCCGACCGGGGTGAACGCCGCGGTGGTGGCGGCCGGGGACAAGCTCTACGCCTACGGGAACACCCCGCTGCGCGGCGGCATCGGGGTGCTCTCGCCCAAGGCCGGCGTGGTGGCCATGGCGGTGGACGACAACTGGTCCTACCTGGCGTACTTCCTGACCCCGGGCATCCCCGGCGACTCGGGCAGCGCGGTGTTGGACGCGCAGGGCCATGCGCTCGGGGTGCTGTCCAGCCTGGTGACGACACCGACACCGGGTTCCAACGGGGTATCGGATATGCAACGGATGCTGGCCTACGCCCGGGCCACCTCCGGGATCAAGGGCCTGCGTTTGGTCGACGGCACCGAGCCCTTCTCGGCCGGCGGTTGA
- a CDS encoding polysaccharide deacetylase family protein, protein MLVAGVLAATTVLSFGTQARAETTPPAAGPPGSTPPAAAPMDPAPAPAPPAGAPTQPVGPVVKTPAAPKPKPIDCRRVKCVALTFDDGPGPYTKRLLATLRKEKVHATFFSVGEMVAARPQVEKQIAKAGHEIGNHSWSHPDLAKLTNAAITSQVSRTAHQIAKATGRKPTLMRPPYGAYTPRVRSLIGGAHDAVVLWSVDPLDWKYRNSNSVYNRVTSQTKPGSIVLMHDIHSTTVAAVPRIIATLRARHYHFVTVSELYGGHLKAGHVYSGREAAYHPKAKSPTKAKTPTHSGAAAEGGAVFTDPGDEAGDQRGGGVANGNTGNGGSVGPGEDEGAGVAS, encoded by the coding sequence GTGCTCGTGGCGGGTGTACTCGCCGCGACGACGGTGTTGAGTTTCGGCACGCAGGCCAGAGCGGAGACCACGCCGCCCGCCGCCGGCCCGCCCGGCAGCACGCCCCCGGCCGCGGCCCCGATGGACCCGGCACCCGCGCCGGCCCCGCCGGCCGGTGCGCCGACCCAGCCGGTCGGACCCGTCGTCAAAACGCCGGCCGCACCGAAGCCGAAGCCGATCGACTGTCGCCGGGTCAAGTGCGTGGCGCTGACCTTCGACGACGGGCCCGGGCCGTACACCAAGCGGTTGCTGGCCACGCTGCGCAAGGAGAAGGTGCATGCCACCTTCTTCTCCGTCGGCGAGATGGTCGCGGCGCGACCGCAGGTGGAGAAGCAGATCGCCAAGGCCGGGCACGAAATCGGCAACCACTCCTGGTCGCACCCGGACCTGGCGAAGCTCACCAATGCCGCGATCACCTCCCAGGTGAGCCGCACCGCGCACCAGATCGCGAAGGCCACCGGGCGGAAGCCGACGTTGATGCGCCCGCCGTACGGCGCCTACACCCCGCGGGTGCGCTCGTTGATCGGCGGCGCCCACGACGCCGTGGTGCTGTGGTCGGTGGACCCGCTGGACTGGAAATACCGCAACAGCAACAGCGTCTACAACCGGGTGACCAGCCAGACCAAGCCCGGCTCGATCGTGCTCATGCACGACATCCACTCCACCACGGTGGCCGCGGTGCCCCGGATCATCGCCACATTGCGCGCGCGGCACTACCACTTCGTCACGGTGTCCGAGCTCTACGGCGGACACCTCAAGGCGGGCCACGTCTACAGCGGCCGGGAGGCGGCTTACCACCCCAAGGCGAAGTCGCCGACCAAGGCCAAGACGCCGACCCATTCCGGCGCTGCGGCCGAGGGCGGGGCGGTGTTCACCGACCCCGGCGACGAGGCCGGCGATCAGCGGGGCGGCGGCGTGGCCAACGGCAACACCGGCAACGGTGGCAGTGTCGGTCCCGGCGAGGATGAGGGCGCCGGCGTCGCCAGCTGA
- a CDS encoding SpoIID/LytB domain-containing protein translates to MSLVAVVAAPTALLCAALAGTVDEPMLTPVRGAFRLDGHGYGHGRGMSQWGAQGAAVAGVDYRRILTTYYPGTTLASGGDNPRLRVLITAADTGELRVLPVRGLSVQQGGGRERRLPTAWAGRTVTEWRARPGDGGLQLAGRAAGAWHGMRLDRSDAPIRFVAPGHTVRLVLPEEIRDYRGDLRAELVSDALRVVNGVHLEGYLRSVVPSESLSTWRPAALTAQAVAARSYARWRADHARGGGTDICDTSACQAYHGVRRVTSTGRVTDWEAPSTDRAVAGTAGQYLDYRGSVAFTEFSASNGGWSQAGDEPYLVAKPDPWDGLVHNSGHLWHASVRPGRVSRHWPRLGKVLGIAVHRRDGRGDWGGRVLSVKLIGTKSSMRVSGEAFASAMRLRDSWWHSAPDTQLATPAPSSSPGPTLPPLPVLPLATPPPR, encoded by the coding sequence TTGTCGCTGGTCGCAGTGGTGGCCGCGCCAACGGCGTTGCTGTGCGCCGCGCTGGCCGGCACCGTCGATGAGCCGATGCTGACGCCGGTGCGCGGCGCGTTCCGGTTGGACGGTCACGGGTACGGACACGGCCGCGGGATGTCGCAGTGGGGCGCGCAGGGCGCCGCCGTGGCCGGCGTCGACTATCGACGGATTCTGACCACCTATTACCCCGGAACCACGTTGGCGTCCGGCGGGGACAACCCCCGCCTCCGCGTGCTGATCACAGCCGCGGATACCGGGGAACTGCGGGTCCTGCCGGTCCGCGGACTGAGCGTGCAGCAGGGCGGGGGGCGGGAGCGGCGGCTGCCCACCGCCTGGGCCGGGCGAACGGTCACCGAGTGGCGCGCCCGGCCCGGCGACGGCGGGCTGCAGCTGGCCGGCCGAGCGGCCGGGGCCTGGCATGGCATGAGGTTGGACAGGTCCGATGCACCGATCCGGTTCGTCGCCCCCGGCCACACCGTGCGGCTGGTGCTGCCCGAGGAGATCCGGGACTACCGCGGAGATCTGCGCGCCGAACTGGTCTCCGATGCCCTGCGCGTGGTGAACGGGGTGCACCTGGAGGGCTATCTGCGCTCGGTGGTGCCCAGCGAGTCATTGAGCACCTGGCGCCCGGCGGCGCTGACCGCACAGGCGGTGGCCGCGCGCAGCTACGCCCGATGGCGGGCCGACCACGCCCGGGGCGGCGGCACCGACATCTGCGACACCAGCGCCTGCCAGGCCTATCACGGGGTGCGCCGGGTGACCTCCACCGGCCGGGTCACCGACTGGGAGGCGCCCAGCACGGACCGCGCCGTGGCCGGCACCGCCGGGCAGTACCTGGACTATCGCGGCTCGGTTGCGTTCACCGAGTTCTCCGCCTCCAACGGTGGGTGGTCGCAGGCCGGGGATGAGCCGTACCTGGTGGCCAAGCCGGATCCGTGGGACGGCTTGGTGCACAACAGCGGCCACCTGTGGCACGCCTCGGTGCGGCCCGGCCGAGTGTCCCGGCACTGGCCGCGCCTGGGCAAGGTGCTGGGCATCGCCGTGCACCGCCGCGACGGCCGTGGGGACTGGGGCGGTCGCGTGCTCTCGGTGAAACTGATCGGGACGAAGTCCTCGATGCGGGTGTCCGGCGAGGCGTTCGCCTCGGCCATGCGGCTGCGCGACTCCTGGTGGCACTCGGCGCCGGACACTCAGCTGGCGACGCCGGCGCCCTCATCCTCGCCGGGACCGACACTGCCACCGTTGCCGGTGTTGCCGTTGGCCACGCCGCCGCCCCGCTGA
- a CDS encoding NAD(P)H-dependent glycerol-3-phosphate dehydrogenase gives MTNSRRQVKVAVLGAGSWGTTVAALAARNVDTVLWARDPAVAEAINTRHANPRYLTDFTLPERLRATASLDEAVEVADVLVTGVPSHGLRAVLLDIAPLVRPWIPIVSLTKGLEQGSMMRMTEVIEELLPGHPTGILAGPNLAPEIMAGYAAAAVIAMTDERVARSLQPVFSSPRFRVYTNHDVVGCELGGALKNVIAVAAGMGTGLGVGDNTRSMVITRGLAELTRLGTALGGEPQTFSGLTGLGDLMATCMSPYSRNRQVGEKLAAGMTTDQIVQEMNMVAEGIKTSAVVVELAAKAGVTVPICEEVYGVLHQGRSAIQAYRGLRRTAAGAEMDDSA, from the coding sequence GTGACGAACTCTCGCCGTCAGGTCAAGGTCGCCGTCCTGGGTGCAGGCTCCTGGGGCACCACCGTGGCCGCGCTCGCCGCCCGCAACGTGGACACGGTGCTGTGGGCCCGGGACCCGGCGGTGGCCGAGGCGATCAACACCCGGCACGCCAACCCGCGCTACCTGACCGACTTCACCTTGCCCGAGCGGCTGCGCGCCACCGCGTCCCTGGACGAGGCGGTCGAGGTGGCCGACGTGCTGGTCACCGGGGTCCCCTCGCACGGGCTGCGCGCCGTGCTGCTGGACATCGCACCGCTCGTGCGGCCGTGGATCCCGATCGTCAGCCTCACCAAGGGGCTGGAGCAGGGCTCCATGATGCGGATGACCGAGGTCATCGAGGAACTGCTGCCGGGTCACCCCACCGGCATCCTGGCCGGGCCCAACCTGGCCCCGGAAATCATGGCCGGCTACGCCGCCGCCGCGGTGATCGCGATGACCGACGAGCGGGTGGCCCGCTCCCTGCAGCCGGTGTTCTCCAGCCCGCGCTTCCGCGTTTACACCAATCACGACGTGGTGGGTTGCGAACTGGGTGGTGCGCTGAAGAACGTGATCGCGGTGGCCGCGGGGATGGGCACCGGGCTCGGCGTCGGCGACAACACCCGGTCGATGGTGATCACCCGCGGATTGGCCGAGCTCACCCGGTTGGGCACCGCGCTGGGTGGGGAACCGCAGACGTTCTCCGGACTGACCGGCCTGGGCGATCTGATGGCCACCTGTATGAGCCCGTACAGCCGCAACCGCCAGGTGGGGGAGAAGCTGGCCGCCGGCATGACGACCGATCAGATCGTGCAGGAGATGAACATGGTGGCCGAGGGCATCAAGACCTCGGCCGTGGTCGTGGAGCTGGCCGCCAAGGCCGGGGTGACCGTGCCGATCTGCGAAGAGGTCTACGGCGTGCTGCACCAGGGCCGCAGCGCGATCCAGGCCTATCGTGGCCTGCGCCGCACCGCGGCCGGTGCGGAGATGGACGACAGCGCCTGA